One genomic window of Nicotiana sylvestris chromosome 10, ASM39365v2, whole genome shotgun sequence includes the following:
- the LOC138879733 gene encoding uncharacterized protein, which produces MIQIEAWTPLFTPNKDSTIVPVWIVIRELPWNLYYMEILTPLLSHVGKALFLDLASFQKTRGSVAKVKVQLDLTKDRPQHVWLGYDDNQDENSNGQWLDLTSVTTDDVAGQVPLLIVTYEEETIAQLKKKPKEKKQSKEKGNSFRIQQDSEALQKDLTNDDHQLEADSTELLPLLVDKVEGINHTSTAEKILTVFEDNLAHLPQDDEYRPILSEDELGKGSEEDDEYSDDDQHCDLLIKEANGEEYQDQIIASQGMSPRFTQPLPRLTRSRAAAASSNNQQSKKSIIL; this is translated from the exons ATGATACAAATTGAAGCTTGGACACCTCTTTTCACTCCCAATAAAGATTCCACAATTGTGCCAGTATGGATTGTTATTCGTGAGCTGCCTTGGAACCTTTACTATATGGAGATCCTCACTCCACTACTCTCTCATGTGGGTAAGGCCCTGTTCCTAGACTTGGCATCTTTTCAAAAAACAAGAGGCAGTGTTGCTAAGGTAAAAGTGCAACTTGATCTTACCAAAGACAGACCTCAACATGTGTGGTTAGGCTATGATGATAATCAAGATGAAAATAGTAATGGACAATG GTTGGACTTAACCTCTGTTACCACTGATGATGTTGCTGGTCAAGTTCCTCTACTTATTGTCACTTATGAGGAGGAGACTATAGCACAACTCAAAAAGAAG ccaaaagaaaagaagcaatctAAGGAAAAAGGAAATAGCTTTAGAATTCAGCAGGATTCTGAGGCCTTGCAGAAAGACCTTACCAATGATGATCATCAATTGGAAGCTGATTCCACTGAATTGCTACCTCTATTAGTTGACAAAGTAGAGGGTATCAATCACACTTCAACTGCTGAGAAGATATTGACTGTGTTTGAAGACAATTTGGCTCATCTACCTCAGGATGATGAGTATAGACCTATCCTTTCAGAGGATGAACTAGGAAAAGGAAGTGAAGAGGACGATGAGTACAGTGATGATGATCAACACTGTGATCTCCTCATCAAAGAAGCCAATGGGGAAGAATACCAAGACCAAATTATTGCTTCTCAAGGGATGTCACCAAGGTTTACACAACCACTACCAAGATTAACCAGAAGTAGAGCAGCTGCAGCTTCCAGTAACAACCAACAGTCCAAAAAATCCATCATCCTTTAA